One window of the Cryptomeria japonica chromosome 7, Sugi_1.0, whole genome shotgun sequence genome contains the following:
- the LOC131056343 gene encoding uncharacterized protein LOC131056343 yields the protein MDIMQMDRRTLTLLGAAGCTMLSMHFTVQLLSQHLFYWKNPKEQKAIVIIILMAPLYAIDAFVGLVDIQGSETFFMFLDSIKECYEGLVIAKFLALMYSYLNISISQNRVPDEIKGREIHHSFPMTLFQPRTVHLDHNTLKLLKYWTWQFAVIRPVLSILMMVLQLLGLYAQWISWTFSIILNISVSLALYSLVVFYHVFAKELAPHKPLSKFLCVKGIVFFCFWQGVILDILASAGIIRSHHFWLDVEHIQAALQNVLICLEMVVFAVIQQYAYHVYPYAGDVQNRLRKEKKED from the exons ATGGATATAATGCAGATGGATCGGAGAACCTTGACACTTCTTGGGGCTGCAGGCTGCACAATGTTGAGCATGCATTTCACAGTGCAGTTGCTATCCCAGCACTTGTTCTACTGGAAGAATCCTAAGGAACAGAAGGCCATTGTTATAATTATATTGATGGCCCCTCTGTATGCTATTGATGCATTTGTTGGCCTGGTGGATATTCAAGGAAGTGAAACCTTTTTCATGTTCCTGGATTCGATTAAAGAGTGTTATGAGGGCCTG GTTATTGCAAAATTCTTGGCCTTGATGTATAGCTATTTGAATATATCAATCAGCCAGAACAGGGTACCTGATGAAATTAAGGGTCGAGAGATTCATCATTCATTTCCCATGACACTATTCCAG CCTCGTACTGTGCATCTGGACCACAACACGCTAAAACTTCTGAAGTATTGGACATGGCAATTTGCTGTCATAAGGCCAGTTTTATCAATTTTGATGATGGTCTTGCAATTGCTTGGTCTATACGCACAATGGATCAGTTGGACTTTTTCAATTATATTGAACATTTCTGTATCTTTGGCCCTTTACTCTTTGGTGGTGTTCTATCATGTCTTTGCCAAGGAGCTGGCACCCCACAAGCCCTTGTCAAAGTTTTTGTGTGTGAAAGGAATTGTCTTTTTCTGTTTCTGGCAG GGTGTTATCCTTGACATATTAGCATCAGCTGGCATTATACGCTCTCACCATTTCTGGCTAGATGTGGAACACATTCAGGCAGCTTTGCAAAATGTACTTATATGTTTAGAGATGGTTGTTTTCGCTGTTATTCAACAGTATGCATACCATGTTTACCCATATGCTGGAGACGTTCAAAACCgattgagaaaagaaaagaaggaagattGA